The DNA region GATATGCGTTACGGGGAGAAAAGCACGTTTTCACGCCCGGTGGTACGTTCAGCGGCCGACTCTGTCTGACGGCCACAACGCTCAAGACGGTCGTTTCCCATGGTTCGGGTGGCGACGGTGGCCAGCAACAGCAGAGGTGGTGGAACGGCCATGGACGTCGCCAGGGGGTACGTCCCTGCTCCGACGGTGCCAGACTGTACCCGGGTTGCTGGATTCACGACCGTTTGACGTTGCTTCGTCGTTCGAGATGCCTTCTCGATGCGGTATCGACGTTCTCTATGCACTCTGCGTTGACGCGCTTAGTCGCTGGTGTATTTCGTCGCTGTCGGGCGTACATCTACTACGATACTCGAGAGCGACGCCGACAACGATCGGTTACGTCGCTCCATACACGGGTAAGCGACGGTTACACGCCACCAAGACGACGATGGGCGAGAAGCCGGCTCCAGCGAACGTTGCATCCGAACGGCGCGCATGCGACTCGATGCCAGAAGGGTTATGACGGTAGTCGCATATTACTACTCGATTCATGACTGACGACCCGTCGTTCGTCGACCGCTTCGACGATCCACGGATTACGACGCAGTTCTGCCGCCCACTCTCTGGCGAGACGGACGTGACGCTCCTCGGCGTCGTTCACGATCACCCTGCAAGCATCGCCCGCGTCGAAACCGTCCTCGAGTACCTGGAACCCGACACGCTGGCTCTGGAACTCCCGGGAGCGGCCGTTCCGCTGTACCGAACCTACGCTCGCGACAGCGAGGGGACGCCCTCGCCCGAGTTCGGTGGCGAGATGGCGGCCGCGATTCGCGCCGCGCCGGAAGCGGACGTCGTGGGCATCGACGCTCCCAACTGGTCGTTTCTCCGCCGCCTCTTCACTCGCTTGCTCGCCGACCGCGTCCCGGCGTCGACCGCCCGACGGGTCCTCTCGAGTCTGAGTGGGGTGACACGAACGGCGCTGACCTGTCGCGTCGCCGCCACCGTCTCGAACGCGACGTCGGTGACCATCGCCTGCGGCGACCCGATCGAGTACGCCTGTTCGGCGGACGATTCGCCCGCGACGCAGGCCGAACACGAGCGACGACACGTCTCTGGCGTCAGAACGCTCCTCCGGCTCCAGGACGACGGGGCGGACGCGACGACGTATCGCGACGAGACACGGGAGTCGTGTATGATCGACCACCTCGAGTCGCTCCGGGCGGAGGGGTTGGTCGTCGCCGTCGTCGGCATCGATCACCTGCGGGCGCTCGAGACGGCGCTGGTTGATAGTGACAGTGACGACAGCTCGCAGCGATGACGGCTCGCGGTGACGAGTGCCCGCGGTGACGACGGCTCGCGATATCGAAGGTATGCGGTGACGACGACTCCGGTAACGGCGGCTCCGGTGACGACGAACCCGACGAACCGACCTGCACCGAGAAAACGGATTCTTCGTGGCTACCGCCTGAGTGGCGAGACGCACACCCGGCAGTACGTGAACGTCGGCTCTCGTTCGTTCGGCGCGCCGCAGTGTGGACAGGCCGTCGTCTCGCCGTCGACCTCGAGATCGGCGTTGAGTGAGTCGGCACCGTCGTGGTGAGCGCGGGCCCGATCCAATCGCGGCGCCGACTGCAGGCCGGCGTGCTCGCCGTCGGTGACGGACGCGGGCAGGCTGGTCTCGCCGTCGCGGCGCACGTACGCGTAGTAGAGCACCAGGTGGAGTAAGGCGAACAACAGCACGTACCCGACGAGCCAGACCCAGAGGCTCATTGGTGTGCTATACGTTCTCAACCTACTTGGTTATTGCCCGAACTATCGCCTCTCGCGACAGTCACGGATTCGAAAAAACGCGCGCCGTCAGTTCGTTCGGTGGCCGGGCGGCGTCAGGTCGCGCTGGAACTCGTCGAACTGCTCGAGGCCGTCGTCCAGGTCGTACTCGATCTCGCGTTCGGCCTGTCGGTTCTCGCCGGCGTCCTCGAGCGGGGTCGCGACGTCCTCCCAGCCGGGTTTGATCTTGATGCTCTTCGCGGGCATACCGACGGCAATGTGGTGGGCCGGCACGTCGTTCTGGACGATAGCGCGGGCGCCGACGATGGCGTTCTCGCCGACTCTGTTCCCCGCGCGAACCATCGAGTCGTAGGTCAGGCGGACGTCGTCCTCGATAGTGGTGTGAAAGTTTCGGACCTCGGTCTGGTCGACGACGTCGTGGTCGTGGCTGTAGAGGTGCGCGCCGTCGGAGATGGAGACCCGGTCGCCAATCGTGAGCTTACCGCGGTCGTCGAGGTGAACGTTGTCGTGGATGACCGTGTTGTCGCCGACCGTGATGTTGTGGCCGTACGTGAACGTGATCCCCTTGAAGAAGCGGCAGTTCTCCCCACAGTCCTCGAAGAGGTGATCGGCGAGCATCCGCCTGAACCGGAGGGCGAACTCGACGTTGTCAGCGAGTGGCAGACTGTCGAACTGTCGCCAGAGCCACTGGAGGTGCTTCGAGCGCTTGAACTTCTCTTCGTCCTTCTCGGCGTAGTACTCGCTCTCGAGGGTCGTGTTACAGGGGTCGTAACTCTGGAGTCTGACGAGTTCGGCCGGCGAGACGTCGCCACCGGCTTGCCAGCGCTCGTAGGCGTCCCGGTCCCCCGAAAGGTCGATGAGCACGTCCTCGACGACCGAGCAGGTGCTCTCGTCGCTCGAGAGACGCTCGTCGACGGCCGTCACGAACTCCCGCATCCCCGCCTCCGCCTCGTCCGGCAGCGAGACGTACCGCTTGGTCATGTGGCGGTGTACTGTGGCGAAGGTCATAGACGTTCGGTTCTCGATTTTCTCTCCCTCTCGAGAGCGATCGGTATCGAAGTAGTCCGACGCTACCGTTCGATCCGTACTGAGGATTCGTCGGTAGCGATTCCCCGAACTCGAGAACGGGCTCTCACACTCGAGAACGGGTTTCTCCGCTCGCGAATAGGTTCCCTTCAGCCCCGGCCGTCGGGACGTTCTTCGATGGAGGCGCGCTCGGTGATCATCCGAACGACGCTCGAGTGCGACGATCATCCGAACGGGGCTGGAGCGTGGCGATCACCCGAACGACGGACGAGTGCGGCGAGAAGACGGAAAGCGGCTGTCGTGACTCGGTCTAGGGACCGATCAGAGCGACGTTCCAGCGACGAGCGGACGCGAGCGCGTGGCGAAATCGGTGTCGACGATTCCGTCCTCGAGGTGGTCGTCGGCGTACATGACGCCCTTCTCGCCGACAGTGACCAACCCGGCTGCCTCGAGGGCAGGCAGGTGCTGGTGGGTCAGGGTGGTCCGCACGTCCGCTTCACTGGCACCGACCTCGGCTGCGACTTCCGAGGCGAGGACGGCGACGGAGAGCGGCTCGGACGCGTCATCGAGCACCGCGAGGGCGGTTCGACGCCGCTCGTTCGCGAGCGCCTCGAAGACGGCGTCCCAGTTCGTGTCGTTGCGCTCGGTCGTCTTTCGGATGGTCGCCCCGTCGAGGACGAGGTCGTCGGGCAGCGAGACGGCGCCCGCCTCGCGGTCCCATGCGAGCAACCCGGCGTCCTCGAGTAGGGGCAACTCGACGTGAACGAGCGCGGTTCGCCGTTCCTCGAACTCGTTCGTGGTGACCGACACGGCTGGTTTTCCGAGCTCCTCGGCGGCGAGTTCCCGGGCTAACTCGTTGAGTGTGACCGAATCAATCCCGCCCTCGCGCCGTTCGCCGACGAACGCCAGAATACGCCGTCGCCGTCGGCTGGTAATGGCGTTAAACGTCGAATCAATCGACAGATTACGTGCCGCAGAGTCCGTCTGGCTCATACAACCGCTGCTTACTACCATAGTCGGTTAAGCCTCGTTCCAAAACAGATAGGTGGTCGATCAACGGTCGTGAAATGAATGTCAGCGATACTGTTCAGAACCCGAACTAGACGCTATCATCCTCGACTTCGAACGACCGTCGGCCATCCCCCGTCACGCCGGCAGGTTCGGGACGAACGAGCGACGTTCCGTACACCCTAAGTCCCCTCGCTCCCAAGCCCGAGATATGCAGTATCAGACGCTCGGAACCGCCGATGTCGAGGTCAGCGAAGTCGGCTTCGGTGCCTGGGTCGTCGGCACCGACTGGTGGGGCGACCGCTCGGAAACCGACGCGATCGAGATGATCGACCACGCCCTCGACCGGGGGATCACCTACTTCGACACGGGCGACGTCTACGGCCACGGGCGAAGCGAGGAACTCGTCGGGAAGGCTCTCGCGGACGTGCGCGAGGACGTCACCATCGCCACCAAGGTCGGTTACGACTTCTACAACAACCCGCAGGCGGGCCACGGCGAGTTGCCGAAATCGATGGACCCCGACTACCTCCGGGAGGCCGTCGAGCAGAGCCTCGAGCGACTCGACACCGACTACCTGGACGTCCTCCAGTTGCACAACGCGAACGTCGACGAGATTACCCCGGACGTCCTCGAACTCCTCGACGAACTCGAGGAGGAGGGGCTGATCCATGCCCGTGGCCTCGCACTGGGACCCTCTATCGGCTGGCTGGCCGAGGGCGACCTCGCCATCGAAGAGGAGTTCGACTCCCTCCAGCTGGTCTGGAACGTCTTAGAGCAGGAGGTCGGCAACCATTTCCTCGAGACCATCGAGCGCACCGGTTCCTCGACGAGCCTGATTCCCCGGGTGCCCCACTCCTCGGGCATCCTGAACGAACAGGTCACGCCCGAGACGGAACTCGACGCGGGCGACCACCGCGGCTTCCGCCCCGACGCCTGGTACGAGACGGGCTGGGAGAAACTCGAGGCGTTGCGTTTCCTGGAGCGCGACGGCGAGCGGACGATGGGCCAGGCCGCCATCGCCTGGCTCCTGAGCCACGAGTCGGTCGCCAGCGTCACGCCGACGTTCCGCACCGCCGGCGACATCGACGAGTGGGCGGCCGCCAGCGACGTGCCGAAACTGAGCGACGAGGAACTGGCTCGCGTCGCCGATCTCTACGAGAACGACTTCGACATCGACCGCGAGGACGGCATGGACTCGCTTCGATCGTCGGTCGACGGTGAGGACATCCGCTCGGCGGGCCTGGACAAACTGGCCGCCGACTGATCGCGTCCCCATACTGAGGACCACGATGGCGCTCAGGGTCGATTCGCGCTGACGAGGACGGTTCGTGCTTGAGGCCGATCCGTGCTGCCAGGGCCGATTCGTTCTCGAGCACCGGCGGTCCTGATCTGACGGACTTCCTTCGACTGCGAACTAAACACGAATACGAACATTCTCGTCGGTCGGCCCGAGAGTGACGGCCATGTCGTCCCCCGAAACCTCTTCCCCGGACGGGCCGGACGGAACGGAACACGCGGTCGAACCGGCCGAACCAGACCCCTCGAGCGAGCCGGACGCGCCGGACGCCCGTCCAGCCACGATGAACGGTCTCCTCGGCGGCCTCGTCGCCGTCTTCGCTTCCTTTCTCACGTTCTCGGTGCTCCTCGGCGGCATCGTCGCCGGCTACCTCGAGGGGGCCGACCAGGAGGAGGGGATCATCGCGGGCCTGTACGCGGGTTTCGTTTACGCCGCGTTGATCGTCCTGCCGCTCGTGCTCGGACTGGGGCCAGTCGTCGGCGTCGGTGAACTGGTCGGCGGGCTCGAGTTTGTCGACGGGGGCCTGATCCTCTTCATGGTGTTCTACAGCACGTTCGCCGGCGGGTTCGGCGGCTGGGTCGGCGCGTACCTGAACGCGGAGTTCGGCGACGTGTTCGGTCGTCTCTAGCTCGAAGCGGTTCGCTGCCCGCTCGTCACGGGACTCACTCACGCCACTTCTTCTCGAGAGCCGTGTTCGACTTCGATTTCGACTCACGGAGCGACGTCCGGTATTCCGAGCAGAGACGACTCTCGCGTTTCACATTGCTATCGCCGTGAGAGAAAGAGCGTTCTGCCCCAATTCCTCCGTCGCGCCGCGATCACCCTCTCCGCGGCGACTCGAGTTCGATGTCCGCAGCCTCGAGCAGGTCGGCCACCTCCTCGCGTTTCTCCTGGTGCTCTCGCAAAAACTCCTTCATGAGATGGGCGGCCTGCTCCTTGCAGTCGCCACAGAGGCGCTCGCCACCGACGCACTCGTCGTAGACGCGTTTCGCGAACTCGTCGTCGTCGCCGGCGAGCAGGTAGGCGTAGAGTTCGTAGACGGGACACTCGTCGGCTCTGCCGCCTAACTCGCGCTGGAGTTCGGCCGTCTCGCGCCCGCCCGTCGTCGCCGCCTTCACCTTGTCGTAGCCGTCCTCGGGGTCGTCGAGCAGCGAGATGTGGCTGGCCGGAATCGAGGAGGACATCTTCCCGCCCGTGAGCCCGGTCATAAACCGGTGGTAGATGGACGACGGCGGCTGGAAGCCGTAGCCGTCGTGAGCAAGTTCGATCGTGCGGGCGATCTCGGCGGCCTCGTCGTGATCCAGGTCGAAGGCGTCGACGTGTTCGTCGAAGACCCGTTTCTCGCCCTCGACGGTGTCGATCAGCGCTTCGAAGGCTTCCTCGGTCGCCCGGCGATTCAGGAACCGTGTTCGGGGACGGAGGGGTTCCATACCAGCGTTCTCGAGTTTCGAGATGGCGCGATCGCGGGCGTCCTCCTCGACTGTTTCGACCTCGGTAACGCCGGTGCCCCCGGACTCGAGCCACTGGGCAGCCTCCACGCACCGCGGCTGGTCGGGGTCGTCCGCGTACGACTCCCGGGCGTCGTAGGCAGCGCCGATGACCGAGAGTTCGTCCTCCGTCGCCTCGAAACTCGCGTAGGCCGTCGTCACGCCGAAGTAGCGCATCCGGGAGGCCAGGTCCCGGGCGAGCCTGACGTGAGGGTCCTGGTCGGGGCCGACGGGGATCACCGTGGGCTTTGGCCCCTCTAGCTGGGGGTAGAGGATGTCGGCCATCTGCGTGACGACCGACTGCATGTGCGAGACGTCGGTCTCGCCGTCGAAGCCGTAGATGGCCCCGAGTTCGGAGAAGTTGGCCTCGATCCCCAGTTCGAACGCGAGGTCCTGCACCTCGCGCTCGGTCGACTGGCGGTAGACGGTTCCGTCCTCGAGGTCGAACCCCAGCGCCAGCAGGGAGAGCAGGTAGTCCCGGGCGTGTTCGTCGATTTCGTCCCAGGTGAGTCCGCGCGCGGCGTGGGCCTCGAGGTCAGCGATCAGCGCGTAGGCGTCTCCGCCCTGTTCCTGGTGCCAGATGATCTCGTCGAAGACGAGTTTGTGCCCGATGTGGGGGTCGCCGGTCGGCATGAACCCCGAAAGGACGGCGAAGGGGTCGCCCTCGCGCATGGCCTCGAGCACCGGCCGGTAGTCGCGGTGACCGAAGATGACGCCCCGGCGCATCAGGTAGTGGGGGTGGGGCAGGTCCGCGAGGAGTTCGTCGAACTCCTCGATGCCGAACTCCTCGAAGAGTTTGCGGTAGTCGGAGACGCTCGAGGAGCCCCAGGGGTCGAGAGCGACCTCGTCGGCGCCAGCGGCCCCTCCGTCGGTCAGTGGTTCCTCGGCGTCCTCGGCGTCCTCGGCGTCCTCGATCGTATCCGTGCCCGTACCGGTCATTGTCCCGGATTCGCCGCCCAGCGCGCAAAAACCTTCGCTTCCACACCGTCTCGACTCGAGTGCCGTCGGTCGCCGGTCAGGACGATTCGTCCAGTTCGTCCACATCGTCCGCCGAGGACCCCGTCCGAAACTCCAGGCGAAAGCCGCTCTCGGCGTGCTGGCTCGTACCCGCCTCGACCGTCCAGCCGTGGGCGTCCGCGATTCGCCGGACGATCGACAGGCCGAGTCCCGTCCCGTTCTGAGTGCCCGAGTGACCGTACTCGAAGAGCACCTCGAGGTCGTCCTCGCCGACGTCGACGCCGATGCCATCGTCCTCGACGTAAAAGCCGCCGCTAGGGAGCGATCCGAGCCGTACCGTCACGCCCTCACCGCCGTGGGTGACGGCGTTGCCGAAGACGTTCTCGAACAGTTCTCGAAGCGCTCCCGGGGTCGCCTCGACCGGCTTCAGGTCGGCTGCCGCCTCGAGTTCGAGGGTCGCCTGCCCGGTGTCGACGGTCTCCCAGGCACGCCCGGCGACGACGCCGACGGACACCCACTCGAGGTCCTCCTCGTTGACGTCCGAACGGACGAGCGTCAGGACGTCGTCGATCAGGTCGTCCATCCGCCCGAGCGATTCGCCGATCGGTTCGAGGTGGTCGCTCGAGCAGTCGTCAGCAAGGAGGTCGAGGTGACCCGTCGCGACGGTCAGTGGATTTCGCAGGTCGTGGGAGACGATGGCGGCGAAGGCCCCCAGTCGGTCGTTGGCGCGCTCGAGGTCGTACTCGCGCTCGGTTCGCCGAAACGCCGCGGCGGCGTGTTCCGCCAGAAATTCGACGAACTGGCAGTCGTCGACGGAGATAGTTCCCGACTCCGGCGTGACGACGCTCATCACGCCGTAGGAACCGAGCGGAACGATCACGCCGGCGGTCATCGGGTGGTCCGGGTCGCCCAGGATGTCGCTCTCGTCGATCAACCGAAAGCTGGCGTTCTCGACATCGGCCAGCGGGTCGTCTTCGGTTTCGGCGAACACGGTCGTTTGTCCCTCCCGAAAGGCCACACCGGCCATCGAATTCTCGAACGGGAGGTGTTCCGGGACTGCGCCGTGACCCTTCCGTTCGTCCGTTGTGGCCACGAGGTCGAACCGGCCCGTCCCATCGTCGGCGGCGAAGACGGCCGTCAGTGGCTGCTCGAGGACGGTACTCGCCGTCTCGACGGTCGTTTCGGCGATTTCGTCGGCCGTCGCCGCTCGAAAGAGTCTCGGCGTCGCCGACTGCAGAGCGCGCAAAATCCGCATCTGACGGTGTCGGTCGACCCGTTCTCTGACGTAGTCGACCAGCGTCTCGGTCGCGTCCACCGCAACGGCGGCAGGCTGGTAGGACCCGTCCTCTAGCCACATCTGCGTGTCGCTGGTATCGACGCAGCGAACGATCGAACACCGCGTCGCTTGCGCTCGAACTCGCTCGAGCAGCTCGCGCCGAAGCCCTTCGTCGCCGGCCACGTCTCCGACGACGACGCAACCGACGGTTCCCGACTCGAGGCGGTCGAGCGCGGACGAGAACCGACGCTCGTGCGCGACCGGCGTGGATAGTCGGGACTCGAGCGTCGTCGCGACTGTCTCGAGACCGTCGCCGACGATGAGAACGCTCGGTGGGCGTCCCCCATCCACTATCATATTCTCACGTGGCATCGAGACGGCAAATACGTTGGCGTGGAATCGACCGCTGAAACGGGCCTCGAAACCGAATTCGAATCCGGTTCGGTCAGGGGGTCAGCCGTTCGAGCGACCGCCACTCGATGTCGGCGTCGCCTCCTGGACCGGCTTCGCTGACCAGCGCAAACACCATCGTCTTCCGGACGCCGTGAGCCAGCCGTACGTCGAGCGAGAGGTCCCGCGGCTCGAAGACGTGCTCTGCCGGCAGTACGCGGACCAGGAGTTCCGAGTGGCCGAGGTCGTCGACCGACTCGACGTTCGCGTACGTCCGGAAGTCCGCACCGAACTTGTAGCCCGTCTTGGGAACGACGCCGGCCTCGCGGAGCGTGGTGTAGACGGCCAGTCGCCGGTCGAACCGTTCGCCCTCGACGTCGCGACCGCGCTCGAGCACCGCCGCCGGGTCGAGATCGATCGCGCCCGCCGTCGCGAGGTGGGCGGCCTCGAGCAACGAACACTGCAGGGTCGGTCGGTCGTACTCCCGGCCCTCGAGCGGCTGGCCGTAGAACGTCCGCTCGTACAGCTCGTGTGGGGGATTCCAGATGACGACCCGATCGGCGAGCAGGTCGGCTTCCACGCCCTGGGGAATGGCCGTCTCGCTCGTTCCCGAAATCTCGGGCCGGCCGACGTCGAAGTAGGTGATCTCGCTTTCTTCATCGACGACGGCGAGGGCGCCGCTCTCGAGGTCGCTCGCGGCCACGTCGGTTCGCTCGCCGACCACGCTCAGTGCGTACTCGATCTCCCCGTCTCCCGGCCCCTTCCCGCGGGGGAAGACGGCGAACTCGGCTCGAGGCGGCTCCGTCACCCACGGTTCGCGAGCGGGGGCGAGGTAGAACCCGCGCGAGCGGAGGTCGGCGTAGACGAGGAACCGAACGCCGAAGTCGGGTTCCGGCCCCGGTTCGCGGGCGAGGAACGAGCGAAACGACAGTCGCTCGTCGCCGTCGCGGACGGCAGCCAGGTCGCCCCGGTACAGCAGGTGGGCGGCCTCGACCGGCGCGAGGGCGATCTCGTTGCCCCCGAGCGGGTAGCCGTAGCCGCGCGAGTCGTGAAACCGCTGGCGGGCGTCGTTGCCGACGCGGACGACGTCGCCGTCGAACCGTCCCTCGAGTTCCATACCCGGAGGTGTCGGGCGGGCCACAAAGCCCCTGCGAATCCCGTCATCGGGCTGGTGGGTCACGTCGCCGGGCAGGCGTCTGTGCAGCGAGTCGTCAGTGGTCGGCCGTCACCGACCCCTCTTGGGCTGTCGCCTCGGACTCGAGCGCTTTCGCTCGAGCGCGGTCGCAGGTCGCGTCCAGGCAGCGAGTCCCGGTCGTGGTGTCGAACGTGGGGAGGCCGCAGGCACACTCGCCGTCGGCGACGCCCGTCGGGATGACGAACCCGGTGTCGCAGTCGGGATAGTGTTCACAGCCGGCGATCAGGCCGCCCCGCCGGAGGATCAGCAGGTCACCCTCGCAGTTCGGACAGTCCCACTCGCGGTCGAACGCCTCGCGGACGGCGTCGTCGAGCGACTCACAGCCGCGGTCGAGACAGACGTGGAACGCGAGGCCGCGCTCGACGCGCATGCGAGGGAGACCACAGTCACAGCGGTCGTCGCGGAGGGTTGTATCCCGTGGGATGGAATAGCGGTCGCTACAGCCGACGCAGTGGATGCCGTTCGAGCGGACGAGGACGCCGGTGCAGCCGTCGCCTGGACACTCACCCACGGGGGTGCCGGTGCTCGAGGCCGGATAGGTGGCGAAGCCGTCCTCGACGTGGGCGGCGACCCGGAGCGTCTGGGTGTCTTTCTTCGCGACGAGGGTGAACCCGTCCTCGCGGTCGCTCGAGACGTTGTCGGCGCGGGTGAGCCAGGCGACGGGCTGGTAGCCGTCGACGTCGTGGACGAAGACGGTGTTGTCGGGCTTGACGATGGTCGTGACGCGGCCGCGGTACTCCTCGCGATCGGTTCCGTCGGCGATCACGGTGCAGTCACCGGCGAGGACACGAATGCTGTCGTCGGACATGGGTGGTCTGGCCGCGCGATGGTATTTGACATCCTCTCCGCGCTGAAGCGCGAGGATTCCCGAGCGTTGGGATATTAAGATTTGCAACCCACCTGTTCGCTCGGTGCGAAACGCCCCGAGGTTTGATTGAACAGGTAGGCTACAGGCCGTGCCAAACGACCGTTACTCATATCCTCTGTCGGAGGATTCTGAGTTATCTTTCTGCGAATGTTCATTGCACCGTTCACGTCCGCGTTCATGGCCACGTCACACGAATCACAGACGTACAACCCACGCTCTACACGGTTCGCGTCACGCTTCCGCCCACAACACGAACACGTCTTCGACGTATCTCGCTCCGAAACACGGTCAACGAGGATGCTATGCTCCTCCGCTTTGTATTCGAGCAGGTTCGTGAAGCGGTCGAACTCCCACCCGTGGAGCTTCTTATTCCCACGCTTGCCCCAGTTCCGAGGCTCGCCGTTCTCGTTCTCCCGAATCTCGCTCAGGTCGCCAACAGCGATGCGACCAACATTGTGGTCGATACACTGCTCGACGACGTGCTTAGCGAGGGCGTGCAAGAAGTGGTCTTTCCGCCGAGACAGTTTCTGTCGAGCACGAAGGGCACCGTGTGACGGGCCGTTCTTGCCTTCGGTGTCATACTCGTTGCGAGTGAAGTAGTGCTTGTCTTGTTTCAGCACGTTCCCCGGATACAACTCGGCGTCACCGTCGTCGTAGGCGATGGTGAGGTAGTTCTTGATTCCTAGGTCAATCCCTGCCGTGTTATCGCCGGGGGCATCCTCGACGGGAATCTCGATCTTGCAGATGAGGTGGAGTTCCCAGCGGTCGCCGTTCCAGACGGCCCGTACCTGTTGGATGTTCTCCACGGTCAGGTCCGGTCGTGTCTCGTACTCTGCGAGGATGAAGTCCGAGTGGTGGGTCTTCAGATTGAAGCCCTTGCTCAGGCGAAGTTTGTTGTGTTTGGAATCGTGTTTGATGCCGTTTTGCTTCCACGTCACCGTGGAGCGTGGGTGGTTATCTCCTCGCTTGCGGTAGCCGGGTGGGTTCGCGTCGGTGTCGCCGTTGTTGTGCTGTTTAAATCAGCCGGTGAACGCCTCAGCGAGTTCTTCGAGAACGCGCTGACTTGACTGAGAATGCAGGTCACTATAGCGTTCGTGGTCTTTTAATTCGCGTTTGAGGTCGGCTTCCGACGGAACCTTTCCGGTATCATCCCATTCCTGTTGGATGTGGTAGCGGGCGACGTTCCACAGTTTGGATGCTGAGTGCCCGCAGTCATCGAGGTCGTCACTCACCTGGGGGTGGTTGACGAGTTTCGCTCGATAGGTCCGGGTTGTCTCCAGCATCGGCTGTGTTCATAAGCATTTATGGATTGTTTCGTATTAATGATAGTGATTGGACGTAGAATATCCAGCAGTGTATCCATCGGTGGTTGGCGTCATTCAGTGACGGCGCGTATCCCCGCCATAATCGGTGAGGTTTTGCGCCTGTTCATCCCATAAACTCTCGAGGCGGTGTATTCCGGTTCTAGCGTCTCTCCTCGACGCCTGGCGAACGGCCCGCTTCGATTCGCGCACACCTTCGTGTTCATGTTCGTGTCCGGTCCGTCTTCGCGTTCGATGTGACCGAGACGAGACTTTTTGACCCCGGTCGTGATACCGGTTGGTATGGGGGAGACGTACGAGGCGGACTGGCTCCACCTCGCCGACGGGGAGGCCGTCGTCTG from Natronosalvus rutilus includes:
- a CDS encoding aldo/keto reductase; the protein is MQYQTLGTADVEVSEVGFGAWVVGTDWWGDRSETDAIEMIDHALDRGITYFDTGDVYGHGRSEELVGKALADVREDVTIATKVGYDFYNNPQAGHGELPKSMDPDYLREAVEQSLERLDTDYLDVLQLHNANVDEITPDVLELLDELEEEGLIHARGLALGPSIGWLAEGDLAIEEEFDSLQLVWNVLEQEVGNHFLETIERTGSSTSLIPRVPHSSGILNEQVTPETELDAGDHRGFRPDAWYETGWEKLEALRFLERDGERTMGQAAIAWLLSHESVASVTPTFRTAGDIDEWAAASDVPKLSDEELARVADLYENDFDIDREDGMDSLRSSVDGEDIRSAGLDKLAAD
- a CDS encoding acyltransferase translates to MTKRYVSLPDEAEAGMREFVTAVDERLSSDESTCSVVEDVLIDLSGDRDAYERWQAGGDVSPAELVRLQSYDPCNTTLESEYYAEKDEEKFKRSKHLQWLWRQFDSLPLADNVEFALRFRRMLADHLFEDCGENCRFFKGITFTYGHNITVGDNTVIHDNVHLDDRGKLTIGDRVSISDGAHLYSHDHDVVDQTEVRNFHTTIEDDVRLTYDSMVRAGNRVGENAIVGARAIVQNDVPAHHIAVGMPAKSIKIKPGWEDVATPLEDAGENRQAEREIEYDLDDGLEQFDEFQRDLTPPGHRTN
- a CDS encoding sensor histidine kinase gives rise to the protein MIVDGGRPPSVLIVGDGLETVATTLESRLSTPVAHERRFSSALDRLESGTVGCVVVGDVAGDEGLRRELLERVRAQATRCSIVRCVDTSDTQMWLEDGSYQPAAVAVDATETLVDYVRERVDRHRQMRILRALQSATPRLFRAATADEIAETTVETASTVLEQPLTAVFAADDGTGRFDLVATTDERKGHGAVPEHLPFENSMAGVAFREGQTTVFAETEDDPLADVENASFRLIDESDILGDPDHPMTAGVIVPLGSYGVMSVVTPESGTISVDDCQFVEFLAEHAAAAFRRTEREYDLERANDRLGAFAAIVSHDLRNPLTVATGHLDLLADDCSSDHLEPIGESLGRMDDLIDDVLTLVRSDVNEEDLEWVSVGVVAGRAWETVDTGQATLELEAAADLKPVEATPGALRELFENVFGNAVTHGGEGVTVRLGSLPSGGFYVEDDGIGVDVGEDDLEVLFEYGHSGTQNGTGLGLSIVRRIADAHGWTVEAGTSQHAESGFRLEFRTGSSADDVDELDESS
- a CDS encoding tryptophan--tRNA ligase, yielding MTGTGTDTIEDAEDAEDAEEPLTDGGAAGADEVALDPWGSSSVSDYRKLFEEFGIEEFDELLADLPHPHYLMRRGVIFGHRDYRPVLEAMREGDPFAVLSGFMPTGDPHIGHKLVFDEIIWHQEQGGDAYALIADLEAHAARGLTWDEIDEHARDYLLSLLALGFDLEDGTVYRQSTEREVQDLAFELGIEANFSELGAIYGFDGETDVSHMQSVVTQMADILYPQLEGPKPTVIPVGPDQDPHVRLARDLASRMRYFGVTTAYASFEATEDELSVIGAAYDARESYADDPDQPRCVEAAQWLESGGTGVTEVETVEEDARDRAISKLENAGMEPLRPRTRFLNRRATEEAFEALIDTVEGEKRVFDEHVDAFDLDHDEAAEIARTIELAHDGYGFQPPSSIYHRFMTGLTGGKMSSSIPASHISLLDDPEDGYDKVKAATTGGRETAELQRELGGRADECPVYELYAYLLAGDDDEFAKRVYDECVGGERLCGDCKEQAAHLMKEFLREHQEKREEVADLLEAADIELESPRRG
- a CDS encoding DUF7344 domain-containing protein; translated protein: MSQTDSAARNLSIDSTFNAITSRRRRRILAFVGERREGGIDSVTLNELARELAAEELGKPAVSVTTNEFEERRTALVHVELPLLEDAGLLAWDREAGAVSLPDDLVLDGATIRKTTERNDTNWDAVFEALANERRRTALAVLDDASEPLSVAVLASEVAAEVGASEADVRTTLTHQHLPALEAAGLVTVGEKGVMYADDHLEDGIVDTDFATRSRPLVAGTSL
- a CDS encoding DUF7577 domain-containing protein; amino-acid sequence: MSLWVWLVGYVLLFALLHLVLYYAYVRRDGETSLPASVTDGEHAGLQSAPRLDRARAHHDGADSLNADLEVDGETTACPHCGAPNEREPTFTYCRVCVSPLRR
- a CDS encoding DUF5518 domain-containing protein produces the protein MSSPETSSPDGPDGTEHAVEPAEPDPSSEPDAPDARPATMNGLLGGLVAVFASFLTFSVLLGGIVAGYLEGADQEEGIIAGLYAGFVYAALIVLPLVLGLGPVVGVGELVGGLEFVDGGLILFMVFYSTFAGGFGGWVGAYLNAEFGDVFGRL
- the endA gene encoding tRNA-intron lyase, with product MELEGRFDGDVVRVGNDARQRFHDSRGYGYPLGGNEIALAPVEAAHLLYRGDLAAVRDGDERLSFRSFLAREPGPEPDFGVRFLVYADLRSRGFYLAPAREPWVTEPPRAEFAVFPRGKGPGDGEIEYALSVVGERTDVAASDLESGALAVVDEESEITYFDVGRPEISGTSETAIPQGVEADLLADRVVIWNPPHELYERTFYGQPLEGREYDRPTLQCSLLEAAHLATAGAIDLDPAAVLERGRDVEGERFDRRLAVYTTLREAGVVPKTGYKFGADFRTYANVESVDDLGHSELLVRVLPAEHVFEPRDLSLDVRLAHGVRKTMVFALVSEAGPGGDADIEWRSLERLTP